Proteins co-encoded in one Bacteroidales bacterium genomic window:
- a CDS encoding tetratricopeptide repeat protein — translation MYHKLKIFLVFIASISMYFPSFSQPDNNEQLAIQYFQNKEYDKAVILFEDIYERTPTPFIYNYYVNCLLELKDYRKAEKFISRLNKKNPDIFSYAVDLGYIYQLEGDYEKAKKQFENTIKSVYSYKDQFIGLANAFLVRDLSDYAIKTYEQGQKTLKNFYNFNLELADAYLKKNNFSSALNQYLDYVSSYPDETDMVQGKMQDLLLTYPDDSRKETFKSSLLQRIKKEPDIKSYPILLLWFFIQQKEFGAAFIQAKAIDKRFNEDGERVIELARIAAANTFYDEAISCYDYILSQKNMYSPYYQAALVEKLNTRYQKVTENIIINKDETLQLENEYLDLIQKTGQTNYSLQLIKNLAHLQAFYMDKTPEATQLLQDAIQYKGVTADLLAQCKVELADILLLTGEVWEASLLYSQVEKAFKNDVIGFEAKYRNAKLYFYIGEFEFAKAQLDILKAATAKLISNDAMELSLLIGENYDEDSSTVGLQLYSRADLLLFQNKYEQALTTLDSINTLGLYHPLFDEVLYKKAQIKIKQKQYSEADSLLNKLVDFYSADILADDALFLLGQLNERQFKNTEKAMENYERIFTDYQGSIYVVDARKRYRALRGDKIN, via the coding sequence ATGTACCATAAACTGAAAATTTTTCTTGTCTTTATTGCTTCAATCAGTATGTATTTTCCTTCATTTTCTCAACCAGACAATAACGAGCAGCTCGCCATCCAATACTTTCAGAATAAAGAATATGACAAAGCCGTTATTTTGTTTGAGGATATTTACGAAAGAACACCTACGCCTTTTATTTACAATTATTACGTTAATTGCCTTCTGGAGCTGAAAGATTACCGCAAAGCCGAAAAATTTATTTCCCGATTAAACAAAAAAAATCCTGATATTTTCAGCTATGCCGTTGATTTGGGATATATATATCAGCTGGAAGGAGATTATGAAAAAGCAAAAAAACAATTCGAAAACACCATTAAATCTGTTTATTCGTACAAAGATCAATTCATAGGCCTTGCCAATGCCTTTCTTGTCCGCGACCTTAGCGATTATGCCATAAAAACATACGAACAAGGCCAGAAAACACTGAAAAACTTCTATAATTTCAATCTGGAACTGGCTGATGCTTATCTTAAAAAAAACAATTTTTCTTCTGCATTAAATCAATACCTTGATTATGTGAGCAGTTATCCTGACGAGACCGATATGGTACAGGGGAAAATGCAGGATTTGCTTCTCACCTACCCTGACGACAGCCGGAAAGAAACTTTTAAATCCTCCCTGTTGCAACGAATAAAAAAAGAACCTGATATTAAATCCTATCCTATACTTTTGTTATGGTTTTTTATTCAGCAAAAGGAATTTGGAGCCGCTTTTATACAGGCAAAAGCTATTGACAAAAGGTTTAACGAAGATGGTGAACGGGTTATTGAATTAGCTCGTATTGCCGCTGCAAATACTTTTTATGATGAAGCAATAAGCTGTTATGATTATATACTTTCACAAAAAAATATGTATTCGCCATACTATCAGGCAGCACTGGTCGAAAAACTTAACACCAGGTACCAGAAAGTAACAGAAAACATTATTATTAACAAAGACGAAACTCTTCAGCTCGAAAATGAATACCTTGACCTGATTCAAAAAACCGGCCAAACCAATTATTCACTTCAACTGATAAAAAACCTTGCTCATCTGCAGGCATTTTATATGGATAAAACCCCTGAAGCCACTCAATTGCTGCAGGATGCTATTCAATACAAAGGGGTAACGGCCGATTTGCTGGCACAATGCAAAGTGGAACTTGCAGATATTCTTTTGCTTACCGGAGAAGTTTGGGAGGCCAGCCTTCTTTATTCTCAAGTGGAAAAAGCATTCAAAAATGATGTGATTGGCTTTGAAGCTAAGTATCGCAATGCTAAATTATATTTTTACATAGGAGAATTTGAATTTGCCAAGGCACAACTTGATATATTGAAAGCTGCCACAGCCAAGCTTATTTCAAATGATGCTATGGAGCTCTCTTTGCTGATTGGGGAAAATTATGATGAAGACAGTTCGACTGTTGGGCTTCAGTTATACTCCAGAGCAGACCTGCTTCTTTTTCAAAATAAATATGAACAAGCACTGACAACTCTGGATTCCATAAATACACTCGGGCTTTACCATCCTCTTTTCGATGAAGTGCTTTATAAAAAAGCCCAAATAAAAATTAAACAGAAACAATATTCCGAAGCCGACAGCCTCCTGAACAAGCTGGTTGATTTTTATTCGGCCGATATTCTTGCTGACGATGCCCTTTTTCTTCTTGGCCAGCTAAACGAGCGGCAATTCAAAAATACAGAAAAGGCTATGGAGAATTACGAAAGAATTTTTACTGACTACCAGGGAAGTATCTATGTGGTTGATGCCCGCAAAAGATATCGTGCATTGAGAGGCGACAAAATTAATTGA
- the serS gene encoding serine--tRNA ligase, with protein sequence MLQISRLRSEPENIIRALAVKNFDASGIIKEILTLDETRRSTQKNMDDLLAESNKMSKETGELFKTGKAEEANKLKEKSAELKNKIKELEEMLRAAESEQNNKLLLLPNIPHNTVKPGKSSEENEIIFNEGNIPVLPEDALPHWDLAAKYGLIDFELGNKITGAGFPVYIGKGAKLQRALIQFFLDSAIDEGYTEIQPPLMVNEASAYGTGQLPDKEGQMYHVPLDNLFLIPTAEVPITNLYRDNILKESDFPIKNVAYSACFRREAGSYGKDVRGLNRLHEFDKVEIVQIQHPDKSYETLEAMCKYVSSLLNKLNLPYRIVKLCGGDLSFASAMTYDFEVYSAAQKRWLEVSSVSNFESFQSNRMKLRFRNADGKISLAHTLNGSALALPRIVASLLENNQEKRGVLIPEILHKYTTFEIIN encoded by the coding sequence ATGTTACAAATTAGCCGCTTACGTTCCGAGCCTGAAAATATCATCCGGGCACTTGCCGTTAAAAATTTTGACGCATCGGGTATCATAAAAGAAATACTTACCCTTGACGAAACCAGGCGGAGTACTCAGAAAAATATGGACGATTTGCTTGCCGAAAGCAATAAAATGTCAAAAGAAACCGGCGAATTATTCAAAACAGGCAAAGCTGAAGAAGCAAATAAACTGAAGGAAAAATCCGCAGAACTAAAAAATAAAATAAAAGAGCTGGAAGAAATGCTCAGGGCGGCTGAATCAGAACAAAACAACAAACTTCTGTTGTTACCCAATATCCCCCACAATACCGTTAAACCCGGGAAATCATCGGAAGAAAATGAAATAATTTTCAACGAAGGGAATATCCCTGTATTGCCCGAAGATGCCCTGCCACATTGGGATTTGGCTGCAAAATACGGGCTGATTGACTTTGAACTTGGTAACAAAATCACCGGAGCGGGGTTCCCTGTTTATATTGGGAAAGGAGCCAAGCTGCAAAGGGCTTTAATTCAGTTTTTCCTTGACTCGGCCATTGATGAGGGATACACCGAGATACAACCTCCCCTGATGGTAAACGAAGCCTCTGCTTATGGCACCGGGCAACTCCCCGATAAAGAAGGGCAAATGTATCATGTTCCTCTTGACAATCTTTTTCTGATACCGACAGCAGAAGTGCCAATAACAAATTTATACAGGGACAATATCTTAAAGGAAAGCGACTTTCCCATAAAAAATGTTGCCTATTCGGCATGCTTCAGGCGTGAAGCCGGCTCCTACGGAAAAGATGTACGCGGCCTAAACAGGCTTCATGAATTTGACAAAGTGGAAATAGTTCAGATACAACACCCGGATAAATCCTACGAAACTCTGGAAGCCATGTGCAAATATGTTTCCTCTTTGCTCAATAAACTTAACTTGCCATACAGAATTGTTAAACTCTGTGGAGGCGACCTCAGTTTTGCTTCAGCCATGACCTATGACTTTGAGGTTTATTCCGCAGCACAAAAAAGATGGCTTGAGGTTAGTTCGGTATCAAATTTTGAGAGCTTTCAGTCTAACCGAATGAAACTGCGTTTCCGCAATGCCGATGGGAAAATTTCTCTGGCACATACACTAAACGGGAGTGCTTTGGCGTTACCTAGAATTGTAGCATCTCTGCTCGAAAACAACCAGGAAAAGCGAGGGGTTTTAATACCGGAAATTTTACATAAATATACCACTTTTGAAATAATAAACTAA
- the rpmA gene encoding 50S ribosomal protein L27 produces the protein MAHKKGAGSSTNGRESHSKRLGIKIFGGQFAQSGNIIVRQRGTVHHPGLNVGIGNDHTLFALTDGMVVFKKKKNNRSYVSVMPPESNEPEKN, from the coding sequence ATGGCACATAAGAAAGGTGCTGGCAGCTCGACTAACGGCCGCGAATCGCACAGCAAACGTTTGGGAATAAAAATTTTCGGCGGACAATTTGCCCAGTCAGGAAACATTATCGTTCGCCAGAGAGGTACCGTTCACCACCCCGGATTAAATGTGGGCATTGGTAACGACCATACGCTTTTCGCCCTCACGGACGGCATGGTGGTTTTCAAAAAGAAGAAAAACAACCGTTCGTATGTATCGGTTATGCCGCCTGAAAGCAACGAACCCGAAAAAAACTAA
- the rplU gene encoding 50S ribosomal protein L21, whose translation MYAIVDIAGQQFKVEKEQEIFVHRLEGEEGASVTFDNVLLVDKEGKVLVGNPKVEGANITAKILSHMKGDKVIVFKKRRRKGYQKANGHRQYLSKIQIEEINLKSSTKTK comes from the coding sequence ATGTACGCAATAGTTGATATAGCAGGACAACAGTTCAAAGTGGAAAAAGAACAGGAAATTTTTGTTCACCGCCTTGAAGGAGAAGAAGGCGCTTCGGTTACCTTCGACAATGTATTACTGGTGGACAAAGAAGGTAAGGTGCTCGTTGGCAACCCCAAAGTAGAAGGCGCCAATATTACCGCCAAAATCCTTTCACATATGAAAGGCGACAAAGTTATCGTTTTCAAAAAGAGGAGAAGGAAGGGGTATCAGAAAGCTAACGGGCACAGACAATATCTTTCCAAAATACAAATTGAAGAAATAAATTTAAAAAGTTCTACTAAAACCAAATAA